In one Neobacillus sp. CF12 genomic region, the following are encoded:
- a CDS encoding SGNH/GDSL hydrolase family protein: protein MSKKRNNQRKYFAVILSLLLLLTSIPALPMQVSADEPSVLKKFDFGTATSPVEDGYTKVSSDTAYSTELGYGFADTSKVTSIDRATSDSIKSDFISTTETSFNVDLPNGDYSITVIAGDEAGGTEVGIKAENIQKVQNSTTSAGVYIERTFEISLIDGQLNFQFTGATPKVNGMIIEKLPVRTAGELPTVYIAGDSTVQTYDEYWRPEAGWGQMIPRYFNSDVIFKNHAIGGRSTKSFINEGRLDNILREIKPNDYFLIQFGHNDATISIPDRYASVPDYKNYLKTYINGARQRGATPILVTPVGRRDFNPTTGKFNVSFPEYVQGMKEVAAEMNVGIVDLSARSVEYYDTIGPEGSLSVFLHTEPGVYGAFPNGSQDNTHFQEYGAIQLARLVSDEIKNLNIPLSQYVTGIEPPANVPGKPVNVVASSISNAGALLTWTTVEGAEIYKVYRKLSTDTDYKLVGTSTLPRLNITGMEEGKTYQVIVSAVNGKGESERSDVVQFITKEATLKFDFGGKGNPVAEGYTEVNLSTLYTPERGYGIVDATGMITRDRGAGVEPLRDVLRDWVGYFNVGWKFNVDVPNGLYALKVYVGDFLGSARTTIAVEGQDYGQITAPNRNYTSKVIPQVAVKDGQMNFNFGGSTGIVNGIEITPILIAPSELKAEEVSLDAEAPFVSLSWKTVEEAAKYNLYRKIAGTSEFTLVGSSTSNSFKDQTVDVGMEYEYVATTVDYSDVETVPSMPLKVLMVDPSLPVPSAPSSLEIGVVNKNDLTINWGNVEGAITYNVYRSKKKNGTYALIGKSKSASYKDETVLTTIPYFYKVAAVNAGGISPHSESLETPAVTKLKRQMEDLDRAPVAMKTDAGVYVNWRMLGTDPDSISFNVYRDGEKINSSPVTTSTNYVDKEGKEDSVYEIRAIVDGKERKSQDSTTVLNQNYFDIPLQKPQDGVTPLGDPYSYRANDASVGDLDGDGKYELVLKWDPTNSKDNSQAGYTGNVYVDAYEMDGTLKWRIDLGKNIRAGAHYSPFLVYDFDGDGKSEIVFKTADGTVDGQGNAIGRADADHRNSSGYILQGSEYLTVFEGATGKALSTTDYEPPRGDVGSWGDAYGNRVDRFLAGVAYLDGETPSIIMARGYYTRTVLAAYNWKDGKLTKQWVFDSNNEGYRDYVGQGYHSLSVADVDKDGKDEVVYGQIVIDDDGSGLYNTGLGHGDALHVSDLNPERPGLEVFAVQEHKDGPYGYDMRDAETGEILWGVKTGQDTGRGVAADIDPRYSGTEAWAISGAWNSQVGGLHNAQGEKISDNIPSSNFAIWWDGDLLRELVDHKWDEAKGTGVGTIDKWDYENNKLVNLLTADGTLSNNSTKGNPVLQADLFGDWREEIIWRTEDSSSLRVYMTTEETENRIYTLMHDPQYRLAIAWQNVGYNQPPHPSFFLGHGIAKPPVPSIDVVERPDVIAPETEAKVIGEENNQWYRGLVTVNFTAFDWESGVESTYYSLNGSAQQQGLTVTITENGKHVLEYWSVDKAGNIEPKKSIEINIDQTAPEITFSVADGAVYGVNQQISFTCEASDPLSGVASSTCEEISVPAYELGLGSHTFKAEAVDHAGNSSSNSVTVIVTVNYDSLGSLTEQFLPEAGVESNILNSLLAKLALAKAAEEKGNKNARNGQLGAYINEVEAKSNKEFTEKQVKVLIQLAETLMK, encoded by the coding sequence TTGAGTAAGAAAAGAAATAATCAAAGAAAGTATTTTGCTGTTATACTTAGTCTTTTGCTATTATTAACCTCAATTCCTGCTTTACCAATGCAAGTATCTGCGGATGAACCATCCGTATTGAAAAAGTTTGACTTTGGGACAGCAACAAGCCCCGTGGAAGACGGCTATACTAAAGTTTCTTCAGACACAGCTTACTCTACAGAATTAGGTTACGGATTTGCTGATACCTCTAAGGTTACCTCAATAGATCGTGCTACATCAGACTCCATAAAATCAGATTTTATCTCGACAACTGAGACATCCTTTAATGTAGACCTACCAAATGGTGATTATTCGATCACCGTCATCGCAGGTGATGAGGCGGGAGGAACAGAAGTGGGTATTAAGGCTGAAAATATCCAAAAGGTTCAAAATTCTACAACTTCAGCGGGTGTTTATATTGAACGGACGTTTGAGATTTCACTCATAGATGGACAATTAAATTTTCAATTTACAGGTGCGACTCCAAAAGTAAACGGAATGATTATTGAAAAACTTCCGGTAAGGACTGCAGGAGAACTCCCGACCGTTTATATTGCTGGGGACTCAACTGTCCAAACATATGACGAGTATTGGAGACCAGAAGCCGGTTGGGGTCAAATGATTCCCCGTTACTTCAACTCTGATGTCATATTTAAGAACCACGCTATTGGTGGCAGAAGTACGAAGTCATTTATTAATGAAGGAAGATTGGATAACATCTTAAGAGAAATAAAACCAAATGATTACTTTCTTATTCAATTCGGTCATAATGATGCCACTATAAGCATACCTGACCGATATGCGTCAGTACCAGATTATAAAAATTATCTAAAAACCTATATTAATGGTGCACGCCAGCGGGGTGCTACTCCAATTCTTGTTACACCAGTAGGTAGACGTGATTTTAACCCAACTACTGGTAAGTTTAATGTCAGTTTCCCAGAATATGTTCAGGGAATGAAGGAAGTAGCCGCAGAAATGAATGTGGGCATAGTCGATTTAAGTGCAAGGAGTGTTGAATATTACGATACAATTGGGCCAGAAGGGAGTCTTTCTGTATTTCTACATACTGAACCAGGTGTTTATGGTGCATTCCCAAATGGTTCACAGGATAATACCCACTTCCAAGAATATGGTGCCATTCAGCTCGCACGTCTAGTATCAGATGAAATCAAAAATTTGAATATTCCACTTTCTCAGTATGTTACCGGTATAGAACCTCCTGCTAATGTACCTGGGAAACCAGTCAATGTTGTTGCTAGCAGCATTAGCAACGCGGGTGCTCTTTTGACATGGACAACAGTTGAAGGTGCAGAAATTTACAAAGTATATCGGAAGCTTTCAACAGATACTGACTATAAATTAGTTGGGACCTCAACACTTCCTAGACTGAATATAACTGGTATGGAAGAAGGGAAAACCTACCAAGTTATTGTCTCTGCCGTTAACGGCAAGGGTGAATCAGAACGATCAGATGTTGTTCAGTTTATAACAAAGGAAGCAACGTTGAAATTTGACTTTGGAGGGAAAGGAAATCCAGTTGCAGAAGGGTACACAGAGGTAAATCTCTCCACCCTATATACTCCGGAAAGAGGCTATGGAATTGTCGATGCCACAGGCATGATTACTCGTGACCGAGGAGCAGGAGTTGAACCGCTACGGGATGTGCTTCGCGATTGGGTTGGCTATTTTAACGTAGGATGGAAATTTAATGTTGATGTACCAAACGGGCTTTACGCATTAAAAGTTTATGTTGGCGATTTCTTAGGCAGCGCAAGAACCACAATTGCGGTGGAGGGTCAGGATTATGGTCAAATTACAGCTCCAAATAGAAACTATACGTCCAAAGTCATACCTCAAGTAGCTGTAAAGGATGGCCAAATGAATTTTAATTTTGGGGGTTCAACAGGAATTGTAAATGGTATTGAAATAACACCAATCTTGATTGCCCCTTCAGAACTTAAGGCAGAAGAAGTTTCTTTGGATGCTGAAGCACCATTCGTTTCACTTTCTTGGAAAACTGTTGAGGAAGCGGCGAAATATAATCTATACCGGAAAATTGCCGGCACAAGTGAATTTACCTTAGTTGGCAGCTCTACTTCTAATTCATTTAAGGATCAAACAGTTGATGTCGGAATGGAATATGAGTATGTGGCTACCACAGTAGATTACTCAGACGTTGAAACGGTTCCTTCCATGCCACTGAAAGTTTTGATGGTTGATCCATCACTGCCTGTTCCGTCTGCGCCAAGCAGTTTAGAGATTGGTGTAGTGAATAAGAACGATTTGACCATTAATTGGGGTAACGTCGAAGGAGCAATCACTTACAATGTGTATCGTTCAAAAAAGAAAAACGGAACCTACGCATTAATTGGTAAGTCGAAATCTGCATCCTACAAGGATGAAACCGTGTTAACCACGATTCCTTATTTTTACAAGGTAGCAGCAGTAAATGCAGGTGGAATTTCACCACATTCTGAAAGTTTAGAAACACCAGCTGTTACAAAATTAAAAAGACAGATGGAAGATCTTGACCGTGCACCAGTTGCAATGAAAACGGATGCTGGCGTTTATGTCAACTGGAGAATGCTCGGAACTGATCCTGACAGCATAAGCTTTAACGTGTACCGTGACGGAGAAAAAATCAATTCTTCACCGGTTACAACAAGTACCAACTATGTGGATAAAGAAGGAAAAGAAGATTCAGTTTATGAGATTCGTGCCATCGTTGATGGTAAAGAAAGGAAATCCCAAGATAGCACAACTGTATTAAATCAAAACTACTTTGATATACCGCTCCAAAAACCTCAAGATGGTGTAACACCGCTTGGTGATCCTTATTCATACCGAGCAAACGACGCGAGTGTTGGTGATTTGGATGGTGATGGAAAGTATGAATTAGTATTAAAATGGGATCCTACGAACTCTAAGGATAATTCTCAAGCGGGCTATACGGGAAATGTGTATGTAGATGCTTACGAAATGGATGGGACATTAAAGTGGCGCATTGATTTAGGTAAAAACATTCGTGCTGGTGCGCACTATTCTCCATTCTTAGTCTATGATTTTGATGGTGATGGGAAATCTGAGATTGTCTTCAAGACTGCAGATGGAACCGTTGACGGTCAAGGAAATGCCATCGGCAGAGCAGACGCCGACCATCGAAATAGCAGCGGTTACATTCTACAGGGTTCAGAATATTTAACTGTATTTGAGGGCGCAACAGGAAAAGCTCTTTCAACTACTGACTACGAACCACCACGTGGTGATGTTGGTTCATGGGGAGATGCCTATGGTAACCGTGTTGACCGTTTCCTTGCAGGCGTTGCATATTTAGATGGGGAAACTCCAAGCATCATTATGGCACGTGGTTACTACACGAGAACAGTACTTGCGGCTTATAATTGGAAAGACGGTAAACTGACCAAGCAGTGGGTATTTGACTCAAACAATGAAGGATATCGTGATTATGTTGGGCAAGGGTATCATTCGTTAAGTGTGGCGGATGTTGATAAAGATGGTAAAGATGAAGTTGTTTATGGCCAAATCGTGATTGACGATGATGGCAGCGGACTATACAATACCGGTTTAGGTCATGGGGATGCGCTTCATGTGAGTGACCTCAATCCGGAAAGACCCGGACTTGAAGTATTTGCTGTCCAAGAGCATAAAGACGGACCATATGGCTATGACATGCGTGATGCCGAAACAGGTGAAATTCTATGGGGAGTGAAAACCGGGCAGGATACAGGTCGTGGTGTAGCAGCAGATATAGACCCAAGGTATAGTGGAACAGAAGCATGGGCGATTTCAGGTGCATGGAACAGCCAAGTCGGCGGTCTTCACAATGCACAAGGTGAAAAAATCTCCGATAACATACCCTCCAGCAATTTTGCTATTTGGTGGGATGGCGATTTGCTTCGAGAGTTAGTTGACCACAAATGGGACGAGGCAAAAGGAACTGGTGTTGGAACAATTGATAAATGGGATTATGAGAATAATAAATTAGTGAATTTACTAACTGCAGATGGAACACTTTCCAATAACAGTACAAAAGGAAATCCTGTCCTGCAGGCTGATTTGTTCGGTGACTGGAGAGAAGAAATCATTTGGAGAACTGAGGATAGCAGTTCACTTCGTGTCTACATGACAACGGAAGAAACAGAGAATAGAATTTACACATTGATGCATGATCCTCAATACCGTTTAGCAATTGCTTGGCAAAACGTTGGTTACAACCAGCCGCCGCATCCAAGCTTCTTCCTTGGACATGGAATTGCTAAGCCTCCTGTCCCTAGCATCGATGTGGTCGAAAGACCGGATGTGATTGCTCCTGAAACTGAAGCTAAGGTTATAGGAGAAGAAAATAATCAATGGTATCGTGGGTTGGTGACAGTGAATTTTACTGCATTTGACTGGGAATCAGGCGTTGAGTCAACGTACTATTCATTAAATGGTTCGGCTCAGCAGCAAGGGCTAACAGTAACAATTACTGAAAACGGCAAGCATGTCCTTGAGTATTGGAGTGTCGATAAGGCAGGGAACATCGAACCGAAGAAATCAATCGAGATTAACATTGACCAAACAGCACCGGAGATCACCTTCTCTGTAGCAGATGGAGCCGTTTATGGTGTTAATCAACAGATTAGTTTCACTTGTGAAGCTTCGGATCCTTTATCGGGAGTTGCCTCCTCAACTTGTGAGGAAATTTCTGTTCCAGCCTATGAGCTTGGCTTAGGAAGTCATACATTTAAAGCAGAAGCAGTTGACCATGCAGGCAATAGCTCTAGTAATTCAGTTACGGTCATCGTCACTGTAAACTATGACAGTCTAGGAAGTTTGACGGAACAGTTCCTACCTGAAGCAGGTGTGGAAAGTAATATCCTAAACTCTTTACTCGCTAAGCTAGCATTAGCGAAAGCAGCAGAGGAGAAGGGCAATAAGAATGCCAGAAATGGACAGCTTGGTGCTTATATAAACGAAGTTGAAGCAAAAAGTAATAAGGAATTCACAGAAAAACAGGTTAAAGTTTTAATACAATTAGCAGAAACATTGATGAAATAA
- a CDS encoding DMT family transporter has protein sequence MFYNRSKLTASLYAMMSISFWGVSFVSTKAVLGKLDPYSLLVIRFGIGALFLLLLLLLQRHRLQISIKYVPHLMVLGILGVFVHQVLQATALLTINASAAGWLISFSPVFTVILSVLFLHEKMSLTKAVGMALAITGVLIISTTRSGQSFQFDMNIGFFLMVLSTLNWAIYSVLLKSLKIPYPPLVVTFYMCLLGLVLTTPFIIRNKGWENLSLLNHSEWAHLLFLGVFVSGIAYWYWGKALGVLEASKVSMFLYLEPIATLIAAVLLLKEKVLLISVAGGIIIIIGVIIVNGQLLPMVFNFFKKKRL, from the coding sequence ATGTTTTATAATCGATCAAAGTTAACGGCTTCGCTGTATGCCATGATGTCGATAAGTTTTTGGGGTGTTTCATTTGTATCCACAAAAGCGGTACTAGGCAAACTGGACCCCTATTCGTTACTTGTTATTCGTTTTGGGATTGGCGCCTTATTTTTACTGTTGCTTTTACTTTTACAACGACATCGCCTGCAAATCTCCATTAAATATGTTCCACATTTGATGGTACTAGGCATTTTAGGGGTATTTGTACATCAGGTACTCCAGGCGACAGCATTGTTGACTATAAATGCTTCTGCCGCTGGTTGGCTCATTTCGTTTTCACCCGTTTTCACAGTGATTCTCTCAGTCCTTTTTTTGCATGAAAAGATGAGTTTAACGAAAGCGGTTGGTATGGCTCTGGCGATAACCGGTGTTCTGATCATTTCTACGACAAGAAGTGGACAATCCTTTCAGTTTGACATGAATATCGGCTTCTTTCTTATGGTTCTAAGCACGTTAAATTGGGCAATTTATTCGGTGCTCTTAAAAAGTTTAAAAATCCCTTATCCCCCTCTTGTAGTTACATTCTACATGTGTTTGTTAGGCTTGGTACTTACTACACCGTTTATCATTCGAAATAAAGGCTGGGAGAACCTTTCATTGTTAAACCATTCGGAGTGGGCCCATTTACTATTTCTTGGTGTCTTTGTTTCAGGAATTGCCTATTGGTATTGGGGAAAAGCACTTGGAGTGTTAGAGGCTTCAAAGGTTTCGATGTTTCTCTATTTGGAACCCATTGCAACGTTAATTGCTGCGGTTCTGCTTTTAAAAGAAAAGGTTTTACTCATAAGTGTTGCGGGAGGAATCATAATTATAATAGGAGTGATTATCGTTAACGGTCAGCTTTTGCCTATGGTGTTCAACTTTTTTAAGAAAAAACGACTATAG
- a CDS encoding cysteine dioxygenase family protein, with protein MVLTAKIKNVLDSLKSPSKADLKDALILLDIKLEDLVHLPEPTEGKPYNRKLLYKNDEVELLVMNWSQLECAPHDHGNSHGWIQVISGTSLNSVYEVKGNSLPKELFYQYHHKGQYFYAPKKAVHKMKASNKTDMVTLHLYSPPISGMIVYDLQKCAACVVSDDCGAWWPDEQYQKVKEIKLNAKSNK; from the coding sequence ATGGTTTTGACAGCTAAGATTAAAAATGTATTAGATTCCTTAAAAAGTCCATCAAAAGCCGACTTGAAAGATGCTTTAATACTACTTGATATAAAACTTGAAGATCTTGTACACCTGCCAGAACCAACTGAAGGAAAGCCTTACAATCGGAAGCTTCTATATAAAAATGATGAAGTTGAACTGCTGGTGATGAATTGGTCACAGTTAGAATGTGCCCCTCATGATCACGGTAATTCACACGGTTGGATCCAAGTGATCTCCGGCACTTCTCTAAATTCGGTTTATGAAGTTAAAGGAAATAGCTTACCTAAAGAATTGTTTTATCAGTACCATCATAAAGGTCAATATTTTTATGCACCAAAAAAGGCTGTCCATAAAATGAAAGCCTCTAACAAAACAGATATGGTTACCCTCCATCTTTATTCCCCACCCATAAGCGGAATGATTGTCTATGACTTACAAAAATGTGCTGCATGTGTCGTTTCAGATGATTGCGGTGCATGGTGGCCTGATGAACAATATCAAAAGGTAAAAGAGATTAAATTAAATGCGAAGTCAAACAAATGA